The following are encoded together in the Panicum virgatum strain AP13 chromosome 6K, P.virgatum_v5, whole genome shotgun sequence genome:
- the LOC120713235 gene encoding glycine-rich protein 1-like, whose translation MAVGAGVNGGRGSARRRDASGRRRPLQASLCRGRRRLYGVNGGGVRAAGGPVQWPDASRLGERVHARARTSGPGAGTRPGSGSGAVGRRRAGPGGGVRGAAGAGWARPGRGLVRAEPLQGGACAGGLGKARARGARWQAERGRGGVPGGRRALRAAAWHGRAAGVAACTARRAAARLARPRTRGEV comes from the coding sequence atggcggtgggggccgGCGTCAACGGTGGTcggggctcggcgaggcgacgtGACGCCTCAGGCAGGCGGCGACCACTGCAGGCGTCACtgtgccgaggtcgccgccgcctgtacggcgtcaacggcggcggtgtGCGCGCGGCAGGCGGGCCGGTGCAGTGGCCCGACGCGTCGCGACTCGGCGAGCgcgtgcacgcgcgcgcgcgcacgtccGGCCCGGGCGCGGGCACGCGGCCGGGGAGTGGCTCGGGTGCAGTAGGGCGCAGGCGAGCGGGTCCGGGCGGCGgtgtgcgcggcgcggcgggcgcgggctgGGCACGGCCGGGGCGCGGGCTGGTGCGCGCCGAGCCGCTGCAGGGCGGCGCGTGCGCTGGGGGTTTGGGgaaggcgcgcgcgcggggcgcccggtggcaggccgagcggggtaGGGGTGGCGTGCCCGGGGGAAGGCGCGCGTTGCGTGCGGCGGCGTGGCACGGTCGCGCGGCTGGCGTCGCGGCGTGCACGGCCCGACGCGCCGCGGCGCGGCTAGCGCGTCCACGCACGCGTGGGGAGGTGTGA